The Cryptococcus neoformans var. neoformans B-3501A chromosome 7, whole genome shotgun sequence genome window below encodes:
- a CDS encoding hypothetical protein (HMMPfam hit to UCH, Ubiquitin carboxyl-terminal hydrolase, score: 276.2, E(): 5.1e-80) — MGAGGRVLLVREFSSAALSPAGCRPPTPPRHCLSSFHSISAPSFLLFLYPKSARVPTDIPTKGHFENLFMSSQDLPGTLKRPRSTSRPPSPSSGSSPKRAASEDPFPSSSDSGRVFDHLITDNGGMVAASSPLRQDIGDNESNKSWVELTQQVKLGSDGEEDVEGDTTLRTEGRFFLVSQEVWKERNNELLGLLPPPFNHYERYYILPKSIVQKVQLLALGDANDIAVQPEDFAEAMKELVPDHSAESFWVIQSEKTVAGHKLIGKAKKEDVWALGDAEENEDYVFVPETGWQKVLEWFGPYDGPSLPRYCVPPDNIEIIPANLRLFIVLPADAITTAGQPDESIQSVLLAPSTTPIKTFESFAVSVCNQEIDRSKLAGQWATRLWKIEKSGENDESLLKSGSLEITPKALISTKCQLIDTSSAEENLAEAILGSSKSQIIAIEFGKIPEGSSTPVWNVEVNNDKQAIEKSNKPAPLFSKPAFFSGSGKAASESASTTDAIQTRSQTRERKGKGLVGLQNLGNTCFMNSAVQCLSNTKELSQYFLSGVYTEELNRDNPLGMQGQIAEAFGQVVENLWAPTSSMHSSYSPRQLKWTTSRFAPQFAGYGQHDTQEFIAFLLDGLHEDLNRILKKPYIEKPDWKPGGGDKELAELGKECWDGYKKRNDSVIVDLFQGQLKSTLVCPECHKESITFDPFMYLTVPLPIAQNRQFKITFVPRDTEKPPVNVKLLIPQNASFAQVKDKIGSLFDCKGSSIVGFDLWNNRPYAWWADSDHNSEAKDTDEAIFYELDPSVSVSVPRGKFGSQPRTTSQDGSLTVPVYTFRTVENSRGGYRAGDVPSDLSLKPFFITLTKAEASDPNAVREAIMRGYTRFMKPEAKENIYVPASSAQAKAPTPPKSDDGEPGTEIHMSGDQATVVEVPSSRQSPAIGAEEPGEGAPMELDSASASTSAVTGIQLSGSTTSLLSTNSIRSSISLSGKLVPRADLFKVYVADPTGDFSFKSFRSNEKKYDAAHLYDKDITSASKSWSLLESRKKKAKKHIVNRLASGISSMVNPSNNSDDEVLSDGSTSTSPNKLEKMKEKLTNSRLAVRPGEGIFCEWSGADFAEWLNDNVKGEDVIDPAISKELVKKREGKHIGIEDCLDEFSKEETLGQDDLWYCPVCKKHQAATKKLEIYKAPDILVICIKRFGSSRRMGDKLDNLVHFPIDGLDLEDRIGERQVAKTLKLNGEDVEGYGIEDDGEPLLYDLYAVDNHFGGMGGGHYTAFCRNQVDNQWYNYDDSRVSKADVSSVQSRAAYLLFYRRRTNRPIGGESRIKAEEAARNVPSASASPDAGPSTESSTMPSTAFVSARTTPTRDLSPATFSDELPSYSQVPSPPTLDTSAPPSPTVSDDSFPVTGTYSQGVDIASVGQSIGFGNTAWGSPAKVPESGHSFGTMTRAEWLDPPAQSVDMGRMSTNMDVEEDRSDVLTALQGGEGTRETKDEDVEMELQ, encoded by the exons ATGGGCGCTGGCGGAAGAGTGCTGCTGGTTCGAGAATTTTCTTCCGCTGCTCTCTCACCTGCTGGCTGCCGTCCCCCCACCCCGCCGCGTCATTGcttatcctctttccactccatctccgctccttcttttcttcttttcctctatCCTAAATCCGCCAGAGTGCCCACGGACATACCCACAAAAGGGCACTTTGAAAACCTCTTCATGTCGTCCCAAGACTTACCCGGCACACTCAAACGGCCACGCTCCACTTCGcgccctccttccccatcctccgGCTCGTCCCCAAAAAGAGCAGCTTCCGAAGatccatttccttcaagTTCAGACTCGGGACGCGTGTTCGACCATCTCATTACTGATAACGGCGGCATGGTAGCCGCTTCAAGCCCGCTGAGGCAGGATATTGGCGATAATGAGAGCAACAAGAGCTGGGTTGAGCTCACCCAGCAAGTCAAGCTCGGGTCAGAtggcgaagaggatgtggaaggTGATACTACCTTGAGAACAGAAGGGAGATTTTTCCTTGTGTCCCAGGAAGTTTGGAAAGAACGGAACAATGAGCTTTTAG GCttacttcctcctccattcaACCACTACGAGAGATACTACATTCTCCCTAAGTCCATTGTCCAGAAGGTCCAgctccttgcccttggcGACGCCAACGACATTGCGGTTCAGCCTGAAGACTTTGCGGAAGCTATGAAGGAGCTCGTGCCTGATCATTCAGCCGAGTCTTTCTGGGTGATCCAGTCTGAAAAGACTGTTGCAGGTCACAAGCTTATTGGAaaagccaagaaggaggatgtttGGGCGCTGGGAGATGCggaagagaatgaggaCTATGTGTTTGTGCCCGAAACTGGCTGGCAAAAAGTACTTGAATGGTTTGGCCCGTACGACGGACCTTCCTTACCTCGCTATTGCGTCCCCCCTGATAATATCGAGATCATTCCTGCAAACCTTCGGCTTTTCATTGTCTTGCCCGCTGACGCCATCACTACCGCTGGTCAACCCGACGAATCTATTCAGAGTGTTCTTTTGGCTCCTAGCACCACTCCGATCAAGACTTTTGAGAGCTTTGCTGTCTCTGTCTGTAACCAGGAGATTGACCGTAGCAAACTCGCTGGGCAATGGGCTACCCGTTTATGGAAGATTGAAAAGTCAGGCGAAAATGATGAAAGTCTCCTCAAGTCTGGGTCTCTTGAAATCACTCCCAAGGCGCTTATTTCTACCAAGTGCCAGCTTATTGACACTTCGAGTGCCGAAGAAAACCTTGCAGAGGCTATTTTAGGCAGTTCAAAGTCCCAGATCATTGCTATCGAATTTGGCAAGATCCCCGAAGGATCCTCTACTCCCGTCTGGAACGTCGAAGTCAACAACGATAAGCAAGCAATTGAGAAAAGTAATAAGCctgctcctcttttctccaagCCTGCCTTTTTTAGTGGATCCGGAAAAGCAGCTAGCGAGTCCGCTTCTACTACGGATGCTATCCAGACTAGGAGTCAAACCAGAGAACGAAAGGGCAAGGGTCTGGTCGGTTTGCAAAATTTGGGCAACACCTGTTTCATGAATAGTGCTGTGCAATGTCTGAGTAACACCAAGGAGCTTTCCCAATACTTCCTCT CCGGTGTATACACCGAAGAGCTTAATCGTGACAATCCTCTCGGCATGCAAGGTCAAATCGCCGAAGCCTTTGGCCAAGTAGTCGAAAACCTCTGGGCTCCTACTTCATCTATGCATAGCTCCTACTCTCCCCGCCAGCTCAAATGGACTACTTCCAGGTTCGCCCCTCAGTTCGCTGGTTATGGACAGCACGACACTCAAGAGTTCATTGCATTCTTACTGGATGGTTTGCATGAGGACTTGAATAggattttgaagaagccATATATCGAGAAACCCGACTGGAAGCCTGGTGGTGGTGACAAGGAGTTGGCTGAGCTTGGAAAGGAATGCTGGGATGGGTACAAAAAGAGGAACGACAGTGTCATTGTCGACTTGTTCCAAGGGCAGTTGAAGAGTACCTTGGTTTGTCCCGAGTGTCACAAG GAATCCATCACCTTTGATCCGTTCATGTACCTTACAGTGCCTCTGCCCATTGCGCAGAACAGACAGTTCAAGATCACCTTTGTCCCTCGAGACACCGAAAAGCCACCTGTCAATGTCAAGCTTTTGATCCCTCAAAACGCCTCATTCGCTCAGGTCAAGGATAAGATTGGGTCACTGTTCGACTGCAAGGGTTCTAGC ATCGTCGGCTTCGACCTCTGGAATAACCGGCCTTACGCTTGGTGGGCCGACTCGGACCACAACAGTGAAGCTAAAGACACCGACGAAGCTATCTTTTACGAACTCGACCCATCCGTTTCCGTTTCCGTGCCCAGGGGAAAATTCGGTTCCCAACCTCGAACAACCAGCCAAGATGGCTCATTAACTGTCCCCGTTTATACCTTCCGAACTGTCGAAAACTCTCGAGGCGGCTATCGAGCGGGCGATGTCCCTTCTGATCTCTCTCTCAAGCCCTTCTTTATTACCCTTACTAAGGCTGAGGCGTCTGACCCCAATGCCGTAAGGGAGGCTATCATGCGCGGTTACACACGATTCATGAAGCCCGAAGCAAAGGAGAACATCTACGTCCCCGCCTCTAGTGCTCAGGCTAAGGCTCCTACTCCACCCAAGAGCGACGATGGGGAGCCTGGGACAGAGATTCACATGAGCGGTGACCAGGCTACTGTCGTAGAGGTCCCTTCATCCCGGCAGTCGCCCGCGATTGGCGCCGAAGAGCCGGGGGAGGGTGCTCCCATGGAATTGGACTCTGCTTCTGCCTCCACGTCGGCAGTGACTGGCATCCAGCTCAGTGGATCTACGACTTCCCTTCTTAGCACCAACTCCATCAGATCTTCTATTTCTTTATCCGGCAAACTCGTGCCCAGAGCAGATCTTTTCAAAGTTTATGTTGCTGATCCCACTGGTGATTTCTCCTTTAAGAGCTTCAGATcgaacgagaagaagtaTGATGCTGCTCATCTTTACGACAAGGATATCACTTCCGCCTCTAAGAGCTGGTCTTTGCTCGAGTCTcgcaagaagaaggcgaagaagcaTATTGTCAACCGACTTGCTTCCGGTATTAGCTCCATGGTCAACCCTTCCAATAACTCTGACGATGAAGTGCTGTCCGATGGATCTACTAGCACATCACCTAACAAGCTCGAGAAAATGAAGGAAAAGTTGACCAACTCCAGGCTAGCAGTAAGGCCAGGAGAAGGTATTTTCTGCGAGTGGTCGGGGGCCGACTTTGCCGAATGGCTCAATGATAATGTTAAGGGCGAAGATGTTATCGATCCTGCGATTTCCAAGGAATTggtcaagaagagagaggggaagCACATTGGTATTGAGGATTGTTTAGACGAGTTCTCAAAGGAGGAGACCCTCGGTCAAGACGACTTGTGGTACTGCCCTGTC TGCAAGAAGCACCAAGCTGCCACCAAGAAGCTGGAAATCTACAAGGCTCCCGATATCCTTGTTATTTGTATCAAGCGATTCGGTTCTTCGCGACGCATGGGCGACAAGCTCGATAACCTGGTACACTTCCCGATTGATGGGCTCGACTTGGAAGACAGGATTGGTGAGAGGCAGGTGGCCAAGACTTTGAAGCTcaatggagaagatgttgagggATATGGTATCGAAGATGACGGTGAACCTCTGCTTTATGACCTTT ATGCTGTCGACAACCACTTCGGTGGAATGGGCGGAGGCCACTATACTGCCTTCTGCAGGAATCAAGTGGATAACCAGTGGTACAACTATGATGATTCTCGAGTCTCCAAGGCCGATGTTTCTTCAGTTCAG AGCCGTGCCGCCTATTTGCTGTTCTACCGAAGAAGAACCAACCGACCTATCGGCGGCGAATCCAGGATCAAGGCTGAAGAAGCCGCTCGCAATGTGCCATCCGCTTCTGCTTCCCCCGACGCCGGACCATCCACCGAGTCATCCACCATGCCCTCCACAGCCTTTGTTTCCGCCCGTACGACCCCTACACGGGATCTTTCACCCGCTACATTCTCAGACGAGCTCCCTTCGTACTCGCAAGTGCCCTCTCCACCTACACTCGATACATCCGCGCCCCCTAGCCCTACGGTCAGCGACGATTCCTTCCCTGTAACGGGCACATATAGTCAAGGAGTCGATATCGCCTCTGTAGGCCAATCAATTGGATTTGGAAACACTGCATGGGGTTCGCCTGCCAAGGTACCGGAAAGTGGTCATTCGTTTGGGACGATGACTAGGGCTGAGTGGCTGGATCCTCCGGCGCAATCTGTAGACATGGGGCGGATGTCTACGAATatggatgtggaggaggataggtCTGATGTATTGACGGCACTCCAAGGTGGCGAAGGTACGCGGGAGAccaaagatgaggatgtggaAATGGAGTTACAGTAG
- a CDS encoding 40S ribosomal protein S8 (Match to ESTs gb|CF191532.1|CF191532, gb|CF191475.1|CF191475, gb|CF190117.1|CF190117; HMMPfam hit to Ribosomal_S8e, Ribosomal protein S8e, score: 299.4, E(): 5.4e-87), whose protein sequence is MGITRDSRHKRAASGARRAHYRKKRKFELGRQPAMTKLDSSKRIHEVRTRGGNVKYRALRLDSGNFAWGSESVTRKTRLIQVRYNATNNELLRTQTLVKGAVVDIDATPFRQWYESHYAQPASRGAKSAVTEEADKKQSNHVKRILEERKKVAKIDPLLEQQFRAGRLLAVISSRPGQSGRADGYILEGKELEFYHHKLQIRKAKHAA, encoded by the exons ATGGGTATCACTCGTGACTCGCGCCACAAGCGCGCCGCCTCCGGTGCTCGTCGTGCCCACTA ccgaaagaagagaaagttCGAACTCGGTCGTCAACCCGCCATGACCAAGCTTGACTCTTCCAAGCGTATCCACGAGGTCCGAACCCGAGGCGGTAACGTCAAGTACAGGGCTCTCCGACTCGACTCTGGTAACTTCGCTTGGGGTTCCGAGTCTGTCACCAGGAAGACTAGGTTGATCCAGGTT CGATACAACGCTACCAACAACGAGCTTCTCCGAACCCAGACCCTCGTCAAGGGTGCTGTTGTCGACATCGACGCTACTCCCTTCCGACAGTGGTACGAGTCTCAC TACGCCCAGCCCGCTTCCCGAGGTGCCAAGTCTGCCGTCACTGAGGAGGCCGACAAGAAGCAGAGCAACCACGTCAAGCGAATCCTTGAGGAGCGCAAGAAGGTTGCCAAGATCGACCCCCTCCTTGAGCAGCAGTTCAGGGCTGGTCGACTCCTCGCTGTTATCTCTTCCAGGCCGGGCCAGAGCGGACGAGCTGATGGTTACATTTTGGAGGGTAAGGAGTTGGAG TTCTACCACCACAAGCTCCAGATCCGAAAGGCCAAGCACGCTGCTTAA
- a CDS encoding hypothetical protein (Match to EST gb|CF190013.1|CF190013): MPAPIPPASPWGPQTLPPTWTLSEWQHTTRQDPLVNHGKDDHLPDKVDIVVIGSGLAGAKTAHSLLSSSPEDSRPSLVILEARETCSGASGRNAGHCRPDAFRGFTAFSKIHGKDEAAGVLVSESITLDRVKDFVKEHDVDCEFTERMTLDVVLNEEFKDYCQTAMREAKEHGLDVSHIKYFEGEDAKKLTRSPRAIAAYQWPAASLNPSKLCYAVHRVNLSLGAKLFTWTPVTNVTEASSSGEDGAYKWKVETSRGSIATKKVVYATNGYTSLILPEMDGLIISHKAQAIKLTPPPLGMDAFPRIKDTMSLRYLDRFYSVMQRPDNSIVLAAPRKWPSQDPSTFASLFGTYDDSQPLPERTANAYSEFAKTLPGGGYRVEKDERGVIKEGHGGLDYSWSGILGVTPDNVPFLGAMPGKEGQYIIAGFNGHGMARIFHLAPCLAKVIKGEEWDETVPRCFEVTQERLEKLKRDAGKSNISVVSELEEKAKGIKI, encoded by the exons ATGCCCGCTCCTATTCCCCCAGCTTCTCCTTGGGGTCCTCAAACTCTCCCACCCACCTGGACCCTTTCTGAATGGCAGCACACAACTAGGCAAGACCCTCTCGTCAACCACGGGAAAGATGACCATTTGCCTGATAAAGTCGACATTGTCGTGATTGGCTCCGGTCTCGCTG GAGCCAAGACGGCACACTCGCTCTTGTCGTCCAGCCCAGAGGATTCTCGCCCTTCACTAGTCATTCTGGAAGCTCGCGAGACTTGCTCGGGGGCGTCAGGTCGCAATGCCGGCCATTGTCGGCCAGATGCTTTCCGAGGATTTACAGCTTTCTCAAAGATCCACGGCAAGGATGAGGCAGCAGGCGTGTTGGTGAGCGAGAGCATCACTTTAGACAG GGTGAAGGACTTTGTCAAAGAACACGATGTTGACTGCGAGTTTACCGAGCGGATGACATTGGATGTGGTTCTCAATGAAGAGTTCAAGGACTATTGTCAGACTGCAATGCGCGAAGCGAAGGAACATGGCCTTGACGTTTCTCATATTAAATATTTTGAGGGCGAGGATGCCAAGAAG CTCACTCGTTCCCCTCGGGCTATAGCAGCCTATCAATGGCCCGCGGCCTCCCTCAACCCATCCAAGCTCTGTTACGCCGTCCACAGAGTCAATCTGTCACTTGGGGCCAAGTTATTCACTTGGACGCCTGTCACGAATGTGACTGAAGCCAGTTCCTCTGGTGAAGATGGGGCATACAAGTGGAAGGTTGAGACATCCAGAGGAAGTATAGCAACCAAGAAGGTAGTGTACGCGACAAATGGGTATACAAGCCTCATTCTCCCCGAAATGGATGGGCTCATCATTTCTCATAAAG CGCAAGCAATCAAACTTACTCCACCTCCATTGGGGATGGATGCATTCCCGAGGATAAAAGACACAATGTCACTTCGCTACCTTGACCGCTTCTACTCTGT GATGCAACGACCCGACAACTCTATCGTCCTAGCTGCACCTCGCAAGTGGCCATCTCAAGATCCATCAACTTTTGCTTCACTCTTTGGGACATATGACGATTCGCAACCACTCCCCGAGCGCACCGCGAACGCTTACTCCGAATTTGCCAAGACGCTTCCTGGTGGTGGCTACCGGgtagagaaggatgaaCGGGGAGTAATCAAGGAAGGGCATGGCGGATTGGATTACTCATGGTCTGGTATACTTGGCGTTACGCCGGATAACGTTCCTTTCTTGGGTGCGATGCCAGGCAAGGAGGGCCAATACATTATTGCTGGTTTCAACGGACATGGTATGGCACGTATCTTCCATTTGGCGCCTTGCTTGGCCAAAGTGATCAAGGGCGAAGAGTGGGATGAAACGGTGCCTAGGTGTTTTGAGGTAACGCAGGAGAGGTTGGAGAAATTGAAAAGGGATGCTGGCAAATCCAATATAAGCGTAGTTAGTGAACtagaagagaaggcaaagggTATAAAGATCTGA
- a CDS encoding hypothetical protein (Match to EST gb|CF191515.1|CF191515), with protein sequence MNPTLSMPINRNLRPAGAVGSVGAGASISTSLLFSPNYHHDTDNAYCPPLAIARAGGKGGQIFVYSEDGTTTSGYSSFAGGGRRWDDDIVGQPSENAREPLTSYLHQHFSQISCIDHPSTQSFHSHSHGPTSDLITPPSSFTQSVEIPRARIASSSRPSVSLPLTPSSTPSVSGQHDSPEQSSASGVSDRGKYANSVSSLIASIFPQHAPTVSLLSHTLEILTPPSHILYGFIVDYPAPYSSGRTVFVYLPPGHGTVNQRPEALSPNFSQILRPHDPMFSNSPPKDTSPVSNTAYALDIRESLTALLDLAAEALEASHCVLVLNRSESEQEALGEMLHSLMYVGGQVIKPGGLEGGWEWDTMEWVLVGMEL encoded by the exons ATGAATCCCACCCTTAGTATGCCCATCAACCGGAATCTTCGCCCCGC TGGCGCCGTGGGAAGCGTCGGCGCTGGGGCAAGCATATCTACCTCCCTACtcttttcgccaaactATCACCATGATACAGATAACGCCTATTGCCCACCTCTAGCGATTGCTCGTGCCGGCGGCAAGGGCGGGCAGATCTTTGTGTACTCTGAGGACGGCACCACAACTTCCGGctactcttccttcgcGGGCGGTGGCCGGCGGTGG GACGATGATATCGTCGGTCAGCCGTCAGAGAATGCGAGAGAACCTCTGACGTCCTACCTGCACCAACACTTCTCTCAGATATCCTGTATCGACCATCCTTCAACCCaatccttccattcccattcccatgGTCCAACTTCAGACCTCATAACtcccccatcatcattcaccCAATCCGTCGAAATTCCTCGCGCACGAATTGCGTCCTCTTCAAGGCCTTCCGTGTCTCTTCCCCTTacaccttcatccaccCCTAGCGTCAGTGGGCAACACGATTCTCCGGAACAGAGTTCTGCCTCTGGTGTCTCCGATCGCGGCAAATACGCCAATTccgtctcttctctcattGCATCCATTTTCCCACAACACGCACCTACTGTATCGCTTCTCTCCCACACGCTCGAAATCCTcactcctccttctcacaTCCTCTACGGATTCATAGTTGACTATCCTGCTCCCTACTCTTCCGGTCGAACCGTCTTTGTATACCTTCCACCTGGTCATGGTACAGTCAACCAACGTCCTGAAGCACTCTCGCCCAACTTTTCTCAAATCCTTCGTCCTCACGATCCTATGTTCTCAAACTCTCCTCCTAAAGATACCTCTCCCGTATCCAACACTGCCTATGCTTTGGATATCCGGGAATCTTTGACCGCGCTTTTAGACCTCGCTGCTGAGGCGCTCGAAGCGAGCCACTGTGTGTTGGTACTGAATAGGAGCGAGAGTGAACAGGAGGCGTTGGGTGAAATGCTGCACTCGTTAATGTACGTTGGCGGACAGGTGATCAAGCCTGGAGGTCTGGAAGGTGGCTGGGAATGGGACACGATGGAATGGGTCCTGGTGGGCATGGAGCTGTAA